In a single window of the Limnochorda sp. L945t genome:
- a CDS encoding xylulokinase translates to MADFLVGIDLGTSSVKVGLVAEDGRIVAVAARTYETSHPYPGWSEQQPEEWWEATASAAAAVMDALPADGHVVGVGLSGQSPGHVVVAEDGTPLGPAIIWSDWRAGDEARLISNLVNPEEMRRYTGFGFPANASNPLSRLLWLVRHRPTWIARAAAVLQPKDYIALQLTDRMATDQYSAFSVAHVIERCYHPELFDRLGLPTSLLPPLLSPEETVGQVTSAASAETRIPEGTPVKIGTIDAWCSIFGAGALLRGVAVDIAGTSEVIALVTDQAPYQADSGLMPLWPGLFFAGGPTQVGASALHWVWGALLTDRRSFDPVVLEQTAQGSEPGAEGLVFLPYLRGERAPIWNRHARGVLFNLTDRHRASHLVRAVYEGVAYSVRHVLEVASAATGQAVYEVRVTGGGSRSAFWNQVKADVLGLPVIQLESHESAVLGAAILAGCPDGRPEMLSDLVQRMVRPARSYPPDIRHKARYDRLFETYKALYAAVKDLYEPV, encoded by the coding sequence GTGGCTGATTTCCTGGTGGGCATCGACCTTGGAACCAGCAGCGTGAAGGTCGGCCTGGTCGCGGAAGACGGCCGGATCGTGGCCGTCGCCGCGCGCACGTACGAGACCTCTCATCCGTATCCGGGGTGGTCGGAGCAGCAGCCGGAGGAGTGGTGGGAGGCCACCGCCAGCGCGGCTGCAGCGGTCATGGATGCTCTCCCAGCGGACGGACACGTCGTCGGCGTCGGCCTAAGCGGCCAATCGCCGGGCCACGTCGTGGTCGCAGAAGACGGCACGCCTTTGGGCCCGGCCATTATCTGGTCCGATTGGCGAGCAGGTGACGAAGCCAGGCTAATATCGAACCTGGTGAACCCCGAGGAGATGCGACGGTACACGGGGTTCGGTTTCCCTGCCAATGCCTCCAACCCGTTGAGCCGGCTGCTTTGGCTTGTGCGTCATCGGCCCACCTGGATCGCCCGGGCGGCGGCCGTCCTTCAGCCGAAGGATTACATCGCCCTGCAGCTCACAGATAGGATGGCCACGGATCAGTACAGCGCGTTTTCGGTGGCTCACGTGATCGAGCGCTGTTACCATCCGGAGCTCTTTGACCGTCTTGGCCTCCCCACGAGCCTGCTGCCTCCGCTCCTTTCCCCGGAAGAGACTGTGGGGCAGGTTACCTCGGCGGCTTCCGCCGAGACGCGCATTCCGGAGGGTACCCCGGTTAAAATCGGAACCATTGACGCTTGGTGCAGCATATTCGGTGCTGGCGCTTTGCTGCGGGGAGTCGCCGTTGACATTGCGGGGACGTCGGAGGTCATCGCACTGGTAACTGATCAAGCCCCCTACCAGGCTGACAGCGGGCTCATGCCTCTGTGGCCGGGCCTGTTCTTCGCGGGCGGGCCGACTCAGGTGGGAGCGTCTGCACTGCATTGGGTTTGGGGAGCCCTTCTCACGGACCGGAGGTCGTTCGACCCCGTGGTTCTCGAGCAGACGGCCCAGGGTTCGGAGCCTGGGGCCGAGGGACTGGTTTTCCTACCGTATCTGAGGGGCGAACGCGCCCCGATATGGAATAGGCACGCGCGCGGCGTCCTGTTCAATCTGACTGACCGGCACCGGGCCTCTCACCTGGTTCGGGCCGTCTACGAAGGGGTGGCTTATAGCGTCCGCCATGTGCTGGAAGTCGCTTCCGCGGCCACAGGTCAGGCAGTGTATGAAGTCCGCGTAACGGGCGGTGGCTCCCGAAGTGCTTTCTGGAATCAAGTCAAGGCAGACGTTCTGGGATTGCCGGTGATCCAGCTGGAATCGCACGAGAGTGCCGTTCTGGGCGCGGCCATCCTTGCGGGTTGCCCGGATGGGCGTCCGGAGATGTTGTCCGACCTGGTGCAGCGCATGGTGCGGCCCGCGCGCAGCTACCCACCGGATATCCGCCACAAAGCCCGTTACGATCGGCTTTTCGAAACCTACAAAGCCTTGTATGCGGCAGTCAAAGACTTATACGAGCCTGTTTGA
- a CDS encoding carbohydrate ABC transporter permease has product MVNYVVLTLLAIFSLGPLSVLFFNSLKSVPDIARNPLGPPTIGVEWGNFPKAWALGRYAVTLRNSGLIVAATILGVCLVAGLAAYALSRFRFRGANFLMMYLLIGTSIPAQLFMVPLFVLWKWLGLLDNLGGIVIIYCALYSPFATFLLRSYMLTIPPDFEDAARVDGASEWLIFTRIVVPLSWPGFLTAALVVGLWAYNEFMFAVTFLHSDALKPVTTSFLAFASRYGRDWGMTSAGAVIMLIPIAALFLLLQRRFVEGLTQGGLRG; this is encoded by the coding sequence GTGGTCAACTACGTAGTGCTCACCCTCCTCGCGATTTTCTCTTTGGGACCGCTGTCGGTGCTGTTCTTCAATTCGCTTAAGTCGGTGCCGGATATTGCCCGTAACCCCCTTGGCCCGCCTACGATAGGCGTAGAATGGGGCAATTTCCCGAAGGCTTGGGCACTGGGCCGTTACGCCGTGACATTGCGTAACAGCGGCCTCATTGTCGCAGCTACTATACTCGGAGTTTGCCTCGTAGCTGGCTTGGCCGCCTACGCGCTGAGCCGGTTTCGTTTCCGCGGGGCAAACTTCCTAATGATGTACCTCCTCATTGGCACGAGCATCCCCGCGCAGCTTTTCATGGTACCTCTCTTCGTGCTATGGAAATGGCTCGGACTACTGGATAACCTGGGCGGCATCGTGATTATCTACTGTGCCCTGTACTCTCCGTTTGCCACGTTTCTGTTGCGCTCTTACATGCTCACCATCCCGCCGGACTTCGAGGATGCGGCTCGAGTGGATGGAGCCTCAGAGTGGCTGATCTTTACCCGCATTGTCGTCCCCTTGTCGTGGCCAGGGTTTCTCACGGCCGCGCTGGTGGTGGGACTCTGGGCCTACAACGAGTTCATGTTTGCCGTCACATTCCTGCATAGCGACGCGCTCAAGCCGGTGACGACGAGCTTCTTGGCCTTTGCCAGCCGCTACGGGCGGGACTGGGGCATGACCAGCGCTGGAGCCGTTATCATGCTGATCCCCATTGCCGCCTTGTTCCTGCTGCTGCAGCGGCGATTCGTTGAGGGCTTGACTCAGGGCGGCTTAAGGGGGTAG
- a CDS encoding carbohydrate ABC transporter permease, translated as MGVHAKLRAEAQARAGVLRRPRARRGLLPWLFLSPLLALNVLVVLGPSVGSVIIAFTDWTGMGNARWIGVANFVRMVHDPVYRIALINNLRWTAIFLTVPIAMGLLGASLLAGIRRGQILYRIAYFIPYIIASVVNAQIWRNILNPLLGIGPWLAHHGIPYFNVAFLGKEETALYTVAFVDNWHWWGFLVVVYLAAMQQVDPQLYEEARLEGAGRWQEFRYVTLPMIRPTLVFTLLMTVIWSFLVFDYIYILTRGGPAHSSEVLATEAYQAAFARFEAGYAAAVGLSMSLFTAIVVSLFMWLRRRGWEI; from the coding sequence ATGGGTGTGCATGCCAAGCTTAGGGCAGAGGCACAGGCGAGGGCGGGCGTCTTGCGCCGCCCTCGCGCACGTCGGGGTCTTTTGCCATGGCTGTTCCTTTCCCCTCTCTTGGCGCTTAATGTACTCGTGGTGTTAGGGCCGTCGGTAGGAAGCGTCATCATCGCCTTCACGGACTGGACGGGCATGGGGAATGCGCGATGGATAGGCGTGGCCAATTTCGTGCGGATGGTACATGACCCCGTCTACCGCATCGCGCTGATCAACAACCTGAGGTGGACGGCCATCTTCCTCACTGTGCCCATCGCGATGGGGCTTCTCGGTGCCTCGCTACTCGCAGGAATCCGACGTGGCCAGATCCTCTATCGCATCGCGTACTTCATACCTTACATCATCGCTAGCGTCGTGAATGCCCAGATATGGCGCAACATTCTGAATCCGCTGCTCGGCATCGGCCCGTGGCTCGCACACCATGGCATCCCGTACTTCAACGTGGCCTTCCTCGGAAAGGAAGAGACAGCTCTATACACGGTAGCCTTCGTGGACAACTGGCACTGGTGGGGTTTCCTCGTTGTGGTCTATCTCGCGGCCATGCAGCAGGTGGATCCGCAGCTGTATGAGGAGGCACGCCTGGAGGGGGCGGGGCGGTGGCAGGAGTTCCGGTACGTAACCCTTCCGATGATCCGGCCGACACTGGTCTTTACATTGCTGATGACAGTCATATGGTCGTTTCTCGTTTTCGACTACATCTACATTCTGACCCGCGGCGGCCCAGCCCACTCGTCGGAGGTATTGGCAACCGAGGCGTACCAGGCCGCGTTTGCCCGATTCGAAGCTGGGTATGCAGCAGCGGTTGGGCTTAGCATGAGCCTCTTCACGGCCATTGTGGTAAGTCTATTCATGTGGTTGCGGCGGCGGGGATGGGAGATATGA
- a CDS encoding ABC transporter substrate-binding protein produces the protein MKTLARLAYSVGVGAALGILLMSSASPTVEAQKVKVVWWTEPLQEVEREAIDRLFVKPFNQAHKDVELEVVWKEDLDRVLRTAMQAGAGPDIVQTPGPAYVVEYAQAGHLLPLDRYAARYGWKQKLFPWAYQVGEIDGKLYSLPLTYEFMVLFYNRTLFERNGWKPPANREELEQLATVMQKSGIIPFSHGNASWKGTNEWFVTVFYNHYAGPDAVYEALSGKRRWDDSLFVQAMELLKSYVDSGWFGGGRERYYALDWDTIWGALGNGTAGMKMEGTWGFLHAPSYFQGTGNDWDWAPLPSLRAGVRPTYDIGIGSTVSINAKSAHPDAAAEVLDWLYNNPARAAQIISEVRGEWVVPIAIAPHYFPSQADPRVVRALDAVAKASAAGDYGYTTWTFWPARTEQYIIDGLEEVWNGKITVLEYQRRQQELFQEELKQGRRPPLPTR, from the coding sequence ATGAAGACGCTGGCGCGGTTGGCATATAGCGTCGGTGTCGGTGCTGCGTTGGGCATACTATTGATGAGTAGCGCCTCGCCGACTGTCGAAGCACAGAAAGTGAAGGTTGTGTGGTGGACGGAGCCCTTGCAGGAGGTGGAGCGGGAGGCCATCGACCGGCTGTTCGTGAAACCGTTCAACCAGGCCCACAAGGACGTCGAATTGGAAGTTGTCTGGAAGGAGGACCTCGACCGGGTACTCCGTACGGCCATGCAGGCGGGTGCGGGGCCGGACATCGTACAAACCCCTGGACCGGCGTACGTGGTGGAATACGCCCAGGCGGGTCACTTGCTCCCCCTCGACCGGTATGCGGCACGCTACGGTTGGAAACAGAAACTCTTCCCCTGGGCATATCAAGTCGGCGAGATTGACGGAAAGCTATACAGCCTGCCGCTCACGTACGAGTTCATGGTGCTCTTCTACAATCGTACCCTCTTCGAGAGGAACGGCTGGAAACCTCCCGCCAATCGCGAAGAACTCGAACAGCTAGCGACGGTCATGCAAAAGAGCGGCATAATCCCCTTCTCGCACGGCAACGCGAGCTGGAAGGGCACCAACGAGTGGTTTGTCACCGTGTTCTACAACCACTACGCCGGCCCGGACGCGGTGTACGAGGCGCTTAGTGGCAAGCGGCGGTGGGATGACTCGCTGTTCGTACAGGCCATGGAGTTGCTGAAGTCGTACGTGGATAGCGGGTGGTTTGGTGGAGGCAGGGAGCGGTACTATGCGCTCGACTGGGACACTATCTGGGGAGCGCTCGGAAATGGGACGGCTGGGATGAAAATGGAGGGCACGTGGGGGTTTTTGCACGCGCCTTCTTACTTCCAGGGCACGGGGAACGACTGGGACTGGGCGCCTCTCCCTTCGCTTCGCGCCGGAGTGCGGCCCACCTATGATATCGGCATTGGTAGCACGGTCTCTATCAACGCCAAGAGCGCTCATCCCGACGCCGCCGCCGAGGTGCTGGATTGGTTGTACAACAATCCAGCGAGGGCAGCTCAGATCATCTCGGAAGTCAGAGGCGAGTGGGTGGTACCCATCGCGATCGCGCCCCACTACTTCCCGTCGCAGGCGGATCCGCGGGTGGTACGAGCGCTGGATGCCGTGGCGAAGGCGTCGGCTGCCGGCGACTATGGTTACACCACCTGGACCTTCTGGCCGGCCAGGACGGAACAATACATTATCGACGGGCTTGAAGAAGTGTGGAACGGCAAGATCACCGTGTTGGAATACCAGCGCCGCCAGCAGGAGCTCTTTCAGGAAGAGCTCAAACAAGGCCGGCGACCACCCCTTCCGACCCGATGA
- a CDS encoding ADP-ribosylglycohydrolase family protein, which produces MLVAEEVRRYIASRHMEPGDPLPSEQELMRQLNVGRSSLREGLRALEYIGVITVVPGKGIFVRMNLSEQQEEQSMQEEELRELITEELTQLEQEGFDVKEARLTWDTGKRVWSPGELSAFFDRLQGLPSDPSFPYQEPQDFQDIQKTLPASAELPCPGDPDVLYDRIYGAWLGRVAGCMLGKPIEGWSRTAIRRYLEATGYWPPTDYLPYCPECVPEDFTISDESKRATKPYLDHGVRDDDLDYTVLGLRLLEEKGRGFTTRDVAQAWLHNLPYLLVYTAERMAYRNLVQGLVPPRTATYRNPFREWIGARIRADIYGLVNLGNPRLAAEMAYRDASLSHTKNGVYSAMFQAGCVAAALVADDIETIIRAGMSQVPEQSRTMGVVREFLQLWRSGRTWEEACDHLYRTWGHYHWVHSLNNLAAELIGLLWGQGDFTQAVSIAVMCGLDTDCNGASVGTIIGGVLGAARLPSRWTSPLNDRLETALQREPQCRISELARRTLVVAQQR; this is translated from the coding sequence TTGCTCGTTGCCGAGGAAGTCCGGCGCTACATTGCCTCTCGCCATATGGAGCCTGGCGATCCGTTACCGTCTGAGCAAGAGTTGATGCGGCAGCTGAACGTGGGACGCTCTTCTCTGCGCGAGGGCCTGCGAGCGCTCGAGTACATAGGTGTCATTACGGTTGTGCCTGGCAAAGGAATCTTCGTACGGATGAACCTGTCGGAGCAGCAGGAGGAGCAAAGCATGCAAGAAGAAGAGCTTCGTGAACTGATCACCGAAGAGCTCACCCAACTTGAGCAGGAAGGTTTCGATGTCAAGGAGGCTCGCCTTACCTGGGACACGGGGAAGCGGGTGTGGTCGCCTGGCGAGCTATCGGCATTTTTCGACAGATTGCAGGGCTTACCTTCCGATCCATCCTTTCCCTACCAAGAGCCACAGGACTTTCAGGACATCCAGAAGACGCTGCCTGCAAGCGCGGAGCTACCTTGTCCAGGTGACCCCGATGTTCTCTACGACCGGATCTACGGAGCGTGGCTGGGCCGGGTCGCCGGCTGCATGCTAGGCAAACCCATAGAGGGATGGTCGCGGACCGCCATCCGTCGATACCTTGAGGCTACAGGGTACTGGCCACCGACCGACTACCTTCCTTACTGTCCGGAGTGTGTTCCGGAAGATTTCACCATTTCAGATGAGTCAAAGCGGGCGACCAAGCCCTACCTCGACCACGGGGTACGCGACGACGATCTCGACTACACGGTGCTTGGCTTGAGGCTTCTAGAGGAAAAGGGTCGGGGCTTTACGACGCGCGACGTGGCTCAAGCGTGGCTCCACAACCTGCCCTATCTTCTCGTGTACACTGCCGAGAGAATGGCCTATCGGAATCTCGTGCAAGGGCTGGTTCCTCCAAGAACGGCCACATACCGCAACCCCTTCCGAGAATGGATCGGCGCCCGCATCAGAGCTGACATTTACGGCTTAGTAAACCTTGGCAACCCGCGTCTGGCGGCCGAGATGGCTTATCGCGACGCTTCGTTGTCTCATACGAAGAACGGTGTTTACAGCGCCATGTTTCAAGCAGGATGCGTCGCAGCTGCGCTTGTAGCCGACGACATCGAGACAATCATACGTGCCGGAATGTCGCAGGTGCCGGAGCAATCTCGAACCATGGGCGTGGTGCGTGAGTTCCTTCAGCTGTGGAGGTCCGGGCGCACGTGGGAAGAAGCGTGTGATCACCTGTACAGAACGTGGGGGCATTATCATTGGGTTCACTCCCTCAATAATCTAGCAGCAGAGCTGATCGGGTTGTTATGGGGGCAAGGCGACTTTACCCAAGCGGTTTCCATTGCAGTGATGTGCGGTCTGGACACGGACTGCAACGGGGCAAGTGTGGGCACTATCATTGGTGGGGTGCTAGGTGCGGCGCGGCTGCCGTCCCGGTGGACGTCTCCCTTGAACGACCGCCTGGAGACGGCTCTTCAGCGTGAGCCCCAGTGTCGGATCTCCGAACTGGCGCGGCGAACTCTCGTTGTAGCGCAGCAAAGGTAA
- a CDS encoding DeoR/GlpR family DNA-binding transcription regulator, with protein sequence MLAERRRARILEAVQNGRAVAVRDLCRLLGVSDRTVRRDLEVLDRFRLLRRTHGGAVATATVDDSRIPLEERYGLASAEKERIARVAVSLLNPNDRVILDAGSTTYQVALQIPRDLPLVVITHAINVVTALLDLPLVEVSVCGGALRRSNRSLIGPDTVKAYENVRADIAFLGATGVTPELDFVNTNRMEGEVKRAILRAARRSIILVDHTKFGKLALTPFASVSHGISGVITDRRTPEDYVRRLRDAGIWVRVV encoded by the coding sequence ATGCTGGCGGAGCGGCGGCGGGCCCGGATCCTGGAAGCGGTACAAAACGGGCGCGCGGTGGCGGTGCGCGACCTCTGCCGGCTCCTCGGCGTGTCGGACCGGACCGTGCGCAGGGACCTCGAGGTGCTCGACCGCTTCCGGCTCCTGCGCCGCACCCACGGTGGCGCCGTAGCCACCGCGACCGTGGACGATTCCCGTATCCCCCTGGAAGAGCGCTACGGGCTCGCCTCCGCCGAGAAGGAACGGATCGCCCGGGTGGCGGTGTCGCTCCTCAACCCCAACGACCGTGTGATCCTCGACGCAGGTAGCACCACGTACCAGGTGGCGCTACAGATCCCCCGGGACCTGCCGCTCGTGGTCATCACCCACGCGATCAACGTGGTGACGGCCCTCTTGGATCTGCCGCTCGTCGAGGTATCGGTGTGCGGCGGGGCCCTCCGCCGGAGCAACCGCTCTCTCATCGGCCCCGATACCGTGAAGGCGTACGAGAACGTGCGCGCGGACATCGCCTTCCTGGGGGCCACAGGGGTGACTCCCGAACTTGACTTCGTCAACACCAACCGGATGGAGGGCGAGGTCAAGCGCGCCATCCTCCGGGCAGCCCGTCGTAGCATCATCCTCGTCGACCACACCAAGTTTGGGAAGCTGGCCCTCACGCCTTTCGCATCAGTCTCCCACGGCATCTCAGGGGTCATCACGGACCGGCGGACACCCGAGGATTACGTGCGCCGGCTACGTGACGCCGGCATCTGGGTCCGCGTG